AAGGGGAAAAACTCCTCACGCTCGAAAGCCTCAAATCCGCCTTCGATATCATGAGTCCGGCCGCGCTCGAGGTAACGGAATCAAACGGGGCGGTGAAAGAAAATCCGTCACTCATCAATGCCTCGCCGTTCGGGGAAGGGTGGCTTCTCCGCTTCGCCTGTGACGATGA
This genomic stretch from Spirochaetales bacterium harbors:
- a CDS encoding glycine cleavage system protein H (part of multienzyme complex composed of H, L, P, and T proteins which catalyzes oxidation of glycine to yield carbon dioxide, ammonia, 5,10-CH2-H4folate and a reduced pyridine nucleotide; protein H is involved in transfer of methylamine group from the P to T protein; covalently bound to a lipoyl cofactor), with protein sequence MAIPEDMRYTEDHLWIKGVGGSFRCGITGHAQELLGDIEVVDLPEAGTAVGKGEKLLTLESLKSAFDIMSPAALEVTESNGAVKENPSLINASPFGEGWLLRFACDD